In one Candidatus Polarisedimenticolaceae bacterium genomic region, the following are encoded:
- a CDS encoding putative metal-binding motif-containing protein: protein MRLAHRLVFVFASLAALLVPIRARADFMKTLDRRFPTEYCPIDNDDNDLTFTAASDRVTIRVQANNFSGSSWNANRLDNFTIVPKATFDAHRIVTPNYGICFVDPPGPANYPGYDFSAAGTTETFFDQFDTNAAAWDLTNHAWWDNVDFHASAPHSSSANPNDFSGGALALGRQEDGAIQAQSDVTVTGLTPGTLYVITGWWSTQNLNTLTFTIITNPCHDNDGDGVTDCAGDCNDADPKIHPGAAEVCDGRDNDCNGLIDDNAACVKVCSTPSKIGSDLRVTNAQFDSSHASIAWNGVDYGMVWHDSRNGDQEIWFTHITPAGVKVAPEVSVTGSCSDCTNPRVVWNGSEYGAVWSHNGAISFRRFDRNGTPIGTEVPLLDPANGGTSPDEPDLVWTGSEYGVVWDQFVNQQQIRFVRIDRTGNTLSQYIHVTDDTSFNGNSLPRIAWSGSKYGIAWRGNGSGQSQIFFELVDPRQGPTLPATQVTTHTSGVNVPTVASNGSEFGVAWEDFQTFAEIYYQRISAAGARVGNPVRITNAAGISSDPSIAWTGSEYGVVWDDDRTSSGNPEIWFTRISSAGAKIGSDIQLTTLGDQSVSPSLGWGGGKYGVAWSDTSNLTGDVEIYFLREGCNCVDADGDGQSSCVDCDDTRATVFGGATQLCGDGLNNDCNSASWPLLAGTNEADNDGDGFSVCMNDCNDANATIWATPGEVRLLMATSKTTFIWSAPSAPGAASLLYDTLRSPTPTNFTTSATCVETNDGPNTTFTDATNPAVGAGLYYLVRAEDACPSGQGPLGFSTAGVIAGRTCP from the coding sequence ATGCGTCTCGCTCATCGCCTCGTGTTCGTGTTTGCGTCTCTCGCGGCGCTCCTCGTTCCCATCCGTGCGCGCGCCGACTTCATGAAGACCCTCGACCGGCGCTTCCCCACCGAGTACTGCCCGATCGACAACGACGACAACGATCTGACGTTCACCGCGGCGAGCGACCGCGTCACGATCCGAGTGCAGGCGAACAACTTCAGCGGATCGAGCTGGAACGCAAACCGCCTCGACAACTTCACGATCGTGCCGAAGGCGACGTTCGACGCCCATCGAATCGTCACGCCCAATTACGGCATCTGCTTCGTCGATCCGCCCGGACCGGCCAACTACCCCGGCTACGACTTCTCCGCAGCCGGAACGACCGAGACCTTCTTCGACCAGTTCGACACGAACGCCGCCGCATGGGACCTGACGAACCACGCCTGGTGGGACAACGTCGACTTCCACGCCTCCGCGCCGCACAGCTCATCCGCCAACCCCAACGACTTCAGCGGCGGCGCACTCGCCCTCGGCCGTCAAGAAGACGGCGCTATCCAGGCCCAATCGGACGTCACCGTGACCGGCCTCACGCCGGGGACGCTCTACGTCATCACCGGCTGGTGGTCGACGCAGAACCTCAACACGCTCACCTTCACCATCATCACGAATCCTTGCCACGACAACGACGGCGACGGCGTGACCGACTGCGCCGGCGACTGCAACGACGCCGATCCCAAGATCCACCCCGGCGCCGCCGAGGTCTGCGACGGACGCGACAACGACTGCAACGGCCTCATCGACGACAACGCCGCGTGCGTCAAGGTCTGCTCGACGCCTTCCAAGATCGGGAGCGACCTCCGCGTCACCAACGCGCAGTTCGACTCGTCGCACGCCTCGATCGCGTGGAACGGCGTCGACTACGGCATGGTCTGGCACGACAGCCGGAATGGCGACCAGGAGATCTGGTTCACGCACATCACGCCGGCGGGGGTCAAGGTCGCGCCCGAGGTCTCCGTCACCGGCTCGTGCTCCGACTGCACGAATCCGCGCGTCGTCTGGAACGGCAGCGAGTACGGCGCCGTCTGGAGCCACAACGGCGCGATCTCGTTCCGCCGCTTCGACCGCAACGGCACGCCAATCGGCACCGAGGTCCCGCTCCTCGACCCCGCGAACGGTGGCACCAGCCCCGATGAGCCCGACCTCGTCTGGACCGGCTCCGAGTACGGCGTCGTGTGGGACCAGTTCGTCAACCAGCAGCAGATCCGCTTCGTCCGCATCGACAGGACCGGCAATACCCTGAGCCAGTACATCCACGTGACCGACGACACGAGCTTCAACGGCAACTCGCTCCCGCGGATCGCGTGGAGCGGCTCGAAGTACGGGATCGCGTGGCGTGGCAACGGCAGCGGCCAGAGCCAGATCTTCTTCGAGCTGGTTGATCCGCGTCAGGGCCCGACCCTGCCCGCGACGCAGGTCACGACGCACACCTCCGGCGTCAACGTCCCGACCGTCGCCTCGAACGGCAGCGAGTTCGGCGTCGCCTGGGAAGACTTCCAGACGTTCGCCGAGATCTACTACCAACGGATCAGCGCCGCCGGCGCCAGAGTCGGGAACCCCGTCCGCATCACGAACGCCGCCGGCATCTCGAGCGACCCGTCGATCGCCTGGACCGGCTCCGAGTACGGCGTCGTATGGGATGACGACCGCACGAGCTCGGGCAACCCGGAGATCTGGTTCACGCGCATCTCGAGCGCCGGCGCCAAGATCGGCTCGGACATCCAGCTCACGACGCTCGGCGATCAGTCGGTCAGCCCCAGCCTCGGCTGGGGCGGCGGCAAGTACGGTGTCGCGTGGAGCGACACCAGCAACCTCACCGGCGACGTCGAGATCTACTTCCTCCGCGAAGGCTGCAACTGTGTCGATGCGGACGGCGACGGCCAATCGAGCTGCGTCGACTGCGACGACACGCGCGCCACGGTCTTCGGCGGCGCCACGCAGCTCTGCGGCGACGGCCTCAACAACGACTGCAACAGCGCGAGCTGGCCTCTCCTCGCCGGCACGAACGAAGCCGACAACGACGGCGACGGCTTCAGCGTCTGCATGAACGACTGCAACGACGCCAACGCCACGATCTGGGCCACGCCCGGCGAGGTCCGCCTGCTGATGGCGACGAGCAAGACGACGTTCATCTGGTCGGCGCCGTCGGCACCCGGCGCGGCGTCGCTCCTCTACGACACGCTGCGATCGCCCACGCCGACGAACTTCACGACGTCTGCGACGTGCGTCGAGACGAACGACGGCCCCAATACGACCTTCACCGATGCGACGAATCCCGCGGTCGGTGCCGGCCTTTACTACCTCGTGCGCGCGGAGGACGCGTGCCCGTCGGGGCAGGGGCCGCTCGGGTTCAGCACGGCGGGCGTGATTGCGGGGAGGACGTGTCCGTAG
- a CDS encoding CPBP family intramembrane glutamic endopeptidase, whose translation MLRFVRLVMTIFLTFVLAVLFAELERRRTNASGSAPRPEDSFRRRRAVLLSIVPGIVGLGLVVAHRAFMLTQTWAPLAGGVLWSAVAVVLSCSDPRVRQMCRPVVLTGETTPDVATAYAVALGLVGWTSARGLLLNVSPVRASSVLLIVLVSFSVSVGEETFYRGWLLVHWNASTTKFLAGAASLLLFVIAHFGGDWFVIVRALILGAVMTWVTQEKNNLLPAVLLHTVANVGFVSHDLAASGALMPLSLGR comes from the coding sequence ATGCTGCGCTTCGTTCGTTTGGTCATGACGATCTTCTTGACGTTTGTCCTTGCCGTTCTCTTCGCAGAGTTGGAACGCAGACGGACGAATGCGAGCGGAAGCGCCCCACGGCCCGAAGACTCTTTTCGGCGCAGGCGCGCCGTGCTTCTGTCGATTGTTCCGGGGATTGTCGGCCTGGGCTTGGTGGTGGCCCACCGAGCGTTCATGCTTACGCAAACGTGGGCTCCGCTCGCTGGGGGCGTCCTCTGGTCCGCTGTCGCAGTAGTGCTGTCCTGCTCCGACCCGCGCGTGCGTCAGATGTGCCGCCCAGTCGTTCTGACAGGCGAGACGACACCAGACGTGGCGACGGCGTACGCCGTGGCACTTGGACTCGTCGGCTGGACAAGTGCCCGAGGACTGCTTCTCAACGTCAGCCCGGTTCGAGCATCTTCGGTCCTGTTGATCGTACTGGTTTCTTTCTCGGTCTCAGTAGGTGAGGAGACGTTCTATCGCGGCTGGCTGCTCGTTCACTGGAACGCGTCGACCACGAAGTTTCTGGCCGGTGCGGCGTCGCTCCTGCTTTTTGTGATCGCGCACTTCGGTGGAGACTGGTTTGTCATTGTTCGCGCGCTGATCCTCGGAGCGGTCATGACTTGGGTGACTCAAGAGAAGAACAACTTGCTTCCCGCAGTACTGCTGCACACCGTCGCGAACGTGGGATTCGTTTCGCACGACCTCGCCGCAAGTGGCGCTCTGATGCCGTTGTCTCTAGGCCGGTGA
- a CDS encoding CHAT domain-containing tetratricopeptide repeat protein, whose protein sequence is MIVLGRAVGATILALTIATAAEPAKLPVPPAEQKVMDALGAGKADEAIAAMKDAIAAREAQATTDAVAAATALDDLGAAVFQGAAGSDASIAAASDAFRRALDVRTKAFGPRGAETAKSYSTMSTFAFLRGKWDEAEKSERQALDIRREALPKGDPAIAESLDGIGVVLVREGRLAEAEPLLVESVRTYTLAMSAPADKRYDAMNSLGELYRQQDRLDEAEKTFRDAIDGAEKLGPDGSPLVARLTNNLGGLLKDKGNLADAESLTRRSLTLREAAPQPDPADLSVGYLNLAEIYRLEGNAAEAEPLYLKSIELAKKGLGEDHPDLATHYGQLGVLYRDTGRVDEARKLSDRSIALLEKSLGPDHPLLAQALHDRGVLEAGAGKPQAALPPLKRALAIREKALGATHPDVAATLVEVARAESSSQPVQAKTRVDRAITILDASQTYPDVAIDARTIRAGLARANGDFAGAEKDLTTAAGTIESLRPRAGGGEATRAQFLAKYAGVYDGLVDLLLTRSRIGDAFTWSERKRGRALLEQLASAGVDLRQGIPEPARTELKTRETAARSSVAEWQARTDALLARDDLAPAERETRLTDARKQLATATSSLRRVDEETKNASTLWRASSGGDPATLKDAQALLGKDERFYVYVVGEKASWLIDVPAAPAPATAQKLTVDALAAKTLGVKAGPLTASSLTSVLDAPTGLLAALSRRPAEGFPDESGETLAALYGILVPQATRAGWKTAHELVIVPDAALIRLPFDALRIGERYWLDDGPAVRYAVSATLLRALAQRPAPATDGLLSVADPAYTGARWPRLPGTAAESDAVIQAVGIPAVVLRDDKASERAVRAVMPAKRFLHFAVHGVVDEGRGDLLAALALTPPAGAPSPEDDGLLQLFEIYDLKLDADLAVLSACATHAGTTVAGEGVFALSRGFLARGARRVVASQWEVDDASTAKLVAEFFKTIGAAKSPDYAAGLAAAKKKVRGEVATSAPFYWAAFVMTGLR, encoded by the coding sequence ATGATAGTTCTCGGGCGAGCGGTGGGAGCCACGATCCTCGCGCTCACGATCGCGACCGCCGCGGAGCCGGCGAAGCTGCCCGTGCCGCCGGCCGAGCAGAAGGTCATGGACGCTCTCGGGGCCGGGAAGGCCGACGAGGCGATCGCCGCGATGAAGGACGCGATCGCAGCGCGCGAGGCCCAGGCGACGACGGACGCCGTGGCGGCCGCCACCGCGCTCGACGACCTCGGCGCGGCCGTCTTCCAAGGCGCCGCCGGATCGGACGCCTCGATCGCAGCGGCATCCGACGCCTTCCGGCGCGCTCTCGACGTGCGCACGAAGGCGTTCGGCCCGCGCGGCGCGGAGACGGCCAAGAGCTACAGCACGATGTCGACCTTCGCCTTCCTGCGCGGGAAGTGGGACGAGGCCGAGAAGTCGGAGCGCCAGGCGCTCGACATCCGCCGTGAAGCGCTCCCCAAGGGCGACCCCGCCATCGCGGAGAGCCTCGACGGCATCGGCGTCGTGCTCGTGCGCGAGGGCCGCCTCGCCGAGGCCGAACCGCTGCTCGTCGAATCGGTCCGCACGTACACCCTCGCGATGTCGGCGCCGGCCGACAAGCGCTACGACGCGATGAACTCGCTCGGCGAGCTGTACCGGCAGCAGGACCGCCTCGACGAAGCGGAGAAGACGTTCCGCGACGCGATCGACGGCGCCGAGAAGCTCGGTCCCGACGGCTCCCCTCTCGTCGCACGATTGACGAACAACCTCGGCGGCCTCCTCAAGGACAAAGGCAACCTCGCGGACGCCGAGTCGCTGACACGGCGATCGCTGACGCTCCGCGAAGCGGCGCCGCAGCCGGACCCAGCGGATCTCTCGGTCGGCTACCTGAACCTCGCCGAGATCTACAGGCTCGAGGGGAACGCTGCCGAAGCCGAGCCGCTCTATCTGAAATCGATCGAGCTGGCGAAGAAAGGGCTCGGCGAGGATCATCCCGATCTCGCGACCCATTACGGCCAGCTCGGCGTTCTCTATCGCGACACCGGACGCGTCGACGAAGCCCGCAAGCTGTCGGACCGGTCGATCGCGCTGCTCGAGAAATCACTGGGACCCGACCATCCGTTGCTCGCGCAGGCCCTGCACGATCGCGGCGTGCTCGAAGCCGGCGCCGGAAAACCGCAGGCGGCACTGCCGCCGCTCAAGCGCGCCCTCGCGATCCGCGAGAAGGCGCTCGGCGCCACTCACCCGGACGTCGCGGCGACGTTGGTCGAGGTCGCGCGCGCCGAGTCTTCCTCACAACCCGTGCAAGCCAAGACGCGCGTCGACCGCGCGATCACCATTCTCGACGCGTCTCAGACCTATCCCGACGTTGCGATCGACGCCCGGACGATCCGGGCGGGACTCGCGCGAGCGAACGGCGACTTCGCCGGCGCCGAGAAGGATCTCACGACGGCGGCGGGCACGATCGAATCACTCAGGCCACGAGCGGGAGGTGGCGAAGCGACGCGTGCGCAGTTCCTGGCGAAGTACGCCGGGGTCTATGACGGGCTCGTCGATCTGCTCCTGACGCGGAGCCGCATCGGCGACGCCTTCACCTGGTCGGAGCGCAAGCGCGGCCGCGCCCTCCTCGAACAGCTCGCCTCCGCCGGCGTGGACCTTCGCCAAGGAATTCCCGAACCGGCACGCACCGAGCTGAAGACGCGAGAGACCGCGGCGCGATCGTCGGTCGCCGAATGGCAGGCGCGCACCGACGCCCTCCTCGCCCGCGACGACCTCGCTCCGGCGGAGCGCGAGACACGGCTCACCGACGCAAGGAAGCAGCTCGCGACTGCGACTTCCAGCCTTCGTCGCGTCGACGAGGAAACGAAGAACGCGAGCACGCTCTGGCGCGCGTCGTCCGGCGGCGACCCCGCGACGCTCAAGGACGCGCAGGCCCTCCTGGGCAAGGACGAGCGCTTCTACGTCTATGTCGTCGGCGAGAAAGCGAGCTGGCTCATCGACGTGCCCGCGGCTCCCGCGCCCGCCACCGCTCAGAAGCTGACCGTCGATGCGCTCGCGGCGAAGACGCTCGGCGTCAAGGCCGGCCCGCTGACGGCTTCCTCGCTCACTTCGGTTCTCGACGCTCCCACCGGTCTCCTGGCCGCTCTCTCGCGCCGCCCCGCCGAAGGCTTCCCCGACGAGAGCGGCGAGACGCTCGCTGCGCTCTACGGGATCCTCGTTCCGCAAGCGACTCGCGCCGGATGGAAGACGGCGCATGAACTCGTGATCGTCCCGGATGCGGCGCTGATCCGTCTTCCCTTCGACGCGCTCCGGATCGGCGAGCGCTACTGGCTCGACGACGGTCCCGCCGTGCGTTACGCGGTCTCCGCGACCCTGCTTCGCGCTCTGGCGCAGCGTCCAGCGCCTGCGACCGACGGGCTGCTCAGTGTCGCCGACCCTGCCTACACCGGAGCGCGCTGGCCGCGGCTTCCGGGCACCGCCGCGGAGAGCGACGCCGTCATTCAAGCGGTCGGGATCCCCGCGGTGGTCCTTCGTGACGACAAGGCGAGCGAGCGAGCTGTTCGTGCCGTCATGCCGGCGAAGCGTTTCCTCCACTTCGCGGTCCACGGCGTCGTCGACGAAGGCCGCGGCGATCTGCTCGCCGCGCTGGCGCTCACCCCGCCGGCAGGCGCGCCCTCCCCCGAAGACGACGGCCTGCTTCAGCTCTTCGAGATCTACGACCTCAAGCTCGACGCCGATCTCGCCGTCCTCTCCGCCTGCGCGACGCACGCCGGCACCACCGTCGCCGGTGAAGGCGTCTTCGCGCTCAGCCGCGGCTTCCTCGCCCGCGGCGCGCGCCGCGTCGTGGCGAGCCAGTGGGAGGTCGACGACGCCTCGACAGCGAAGCTCGTCGCGGAGTTCTTCAAGACGATCGGCGCGGCAAAGTCGCCGGACTACGCGGCAGGCCTCGCAGCGGCGAAGAAAAAGGTGCGCGGCGAGGTTGCGACTTCGGCGCCGTTCTACTGGGCGGCGTTCGTGATGACGGGGCTCAGGTGA
- a CDS encoding protein kinase, with protein MQTIGHFRIVQEIGRGGAGVVYLAEDLEIPGRRVAVKRLKPEVAAADAGVLRREAATLAAIEHPHILTVHEVGTADDGLYLVTEYMAEGSLADRIERGRLPVKEALAAARQAASALAAAHDRGILHRDVKPGNMLVASDGRVKVSDFGLAVNAVPKAKDDGETTATVTLDHGSGSLYGTPLYIPPEALAGLPATPAADQFAFGVAFHEMLSGHRPFSRKRGLHAVLDRPSLDPKIPNDLLRIVAKCIAKDPRDRFAGMNEVVAALDRAVARRGRDRKVLIAVVGVVALVAIASVITWRMRVWQSKREALRLNERGRSALEAGQFAEARRLFLAARGADPSYLAACTNLGTLALLDKDPSWAVAILGDCAQTFGDEDVVVYNHASALRRAGNLPGAEESLSRALELARGRALEAPAASELILVLLAEGRAGDAVALGAGYRPPAADTAEHAILMKSIGLAELADGSPDAAAKTLRSALSGPLPKGPRIDALVGLGQAEEGSENKDAAVAAFAEAIAAGAEGKARDDATEGLARLAR; from the coding sequence ATGCAGACGATCGGACACTTTCGGATCGTTCAGGAGATCGGGCGCGGCGGCGCCGGCGTAGTCTACCTCGCCGAGGACCTCGAGATTCCCGGGCGCCGCGTCGCGGTCAAGCGCCTCAAGCCCGAGGTCGCGGCGGCCGACGCCGGCGTGCTGCGCCGCGAAGCCGCGACGCTTGCCGCGATCGAGCATCCGCACATCCTCACGGTGCACGAGGTCGGCACGGCGGACGACGGGCTCTACCTCGTCACCGAGTACATGGCCGAGGGGTCGCTCGCCGACCGGATCGAGCGCGGCCGCCTCCCCGTGAAGGAAGCGCTGGCCGCGGCGCGGCAGGCGGCCTCGGCGCTCGCGGCGGCGCACGACCGCGGGATCCTCCATCGGGACGTGAAGCCGGGGAACATGCTCGTCGCCTCCGACGGCCGCGTGAAGGTATCGGACTTCGGGCTCGCCGTGAACGCCGTGCCGAAGGCGAAGGACGACGGGGAGACGACGGCGACGGTCACGCTCGATCACGGCTCGGGAAGCTTGTACGGGACGCCGCTCTACATCCCGCCCGAGGCGCTCGCCGGGCTGCCGGCGACGCCCGCTGCCGATCAGTTCGCGTTCGGCGTCGCCTTCCACGAGATGCTGTCGGGGCACCGGCCGTTCTCGCGGAAGCGCGGGCTCCACGCCGTCCTCGACCGGCCGTCCCTCGATCCGAAGATTCCCAACGATCTCTTGCGCATCGTCGCGAAGTGCATCGCGAAGGATCCGCGCGATCGTTTCGCCGGCATGAACGAGGTCGTGGCGGCGCTCGACCGCGCCGTCGCGCGGCGCGGCCGCGACCGGAAGGTCCTGATCGCGGTCGTGGGGGTCGTCGCTCTCGTCGCGATCGCGTCGGTCATCACATGGCGCATGCGCGTCTGGCAATCGAAGCGCGAAGCCCTGCGTCTGAACGAACGGGGGCGATCGGCGCTCGAGGCCGGTCAGTTCGCGGAGGCGCGGCGCCTGTTCCTGGCGGCGCGCGGCGCCGACCCGAGCTACCTCGCGGCGTGCACGAACCTCGGCACCCTCGCCCTCCTCGACAAGGATCCGTCGTGGGCGGTCGCAATCCTCGGCGACTGCGCCCAGACGTTCGGCGACGAGGACGTCGTCGTCTACAACCACGCGTCGGCGCTCAGGCGCGCGGGGAATCTGCCCGGTGCCGAAGAGTCGCTCAGCCGCGCGCTCGAGCTGGCGCGCGGCCGTGCGCTCGAGGCGCCCGCCGCGAGCGAGCTGATCCTCGTCCTCCTCGCCGAGGGACGTGCGGGGGACGCCGTTGCGCTCGGCGCCGGCTATCGGCCGCCCGCCGCCGACACCGCGGAGCACGCGATCCTCATGAAGAGCATCGGCCTCGCCGAGCTGGCCGACGGCTCGCCCGACGCCGCGGCGAAAACCTTGAGGAGCGCGCTCTCCGGACCGCTCCCCAAGGGGCCTCGCATCGATGCGCTCGTCGGGCTCGGGCAGGCGGAGGAGGGGTCGGAAAACAAGGATGCGGCCGTGGCCGCGTTCGCCGAGGCGATCGCGGCGGGCGCGGAGGGGAAGGCCCGCGACGACGCGACCGAGGGGCTGGCCCGCCTCGCGAGGTAG